One stretch of Penaeus chinensis breed Huanghai No. 1 chromosome 27, ASM1920278v2, whole genome shotgun sequence DNA includes these proteins:
- the LOC125039738 gene encoding uncharacterized protein LOC125039738, which yields MRDRPHTSSLARPRAPAGVMSRAATVAMVMPLVVLLLALATPASALELQHMEETLKSHTHTLAMMTKYLRMTDKFWNWFRNNRVLLDELLNAGVQTRALDSPQLHELNEKILDVETKLEGSHNEVTGRLTLDLSRLEQELENERNNSRVLKQELEESKQKTEELEEKLMKIEGSSKVLVMFANQQIMQVNNDLKAVKAIVQEVKDKQSELDVVENKVEDHERRISHWEAEGNVTKSGWAGAILRQVEDSVAPLRLALDAVTNDTAKKVEDHERRISHWEAEGNVTKSGWAGAILRQVEDTVAPLRLALDLLNDTLTNDTAKKVEDHERRISHWEAEGNVTKNGWAGAILRQVEDTVASLRLDIDLLNATTTSLGNATTKAKEDIQEMEQEREIDREYVRILEEALEGMSSEVDELATRLVQVFTESLFPMNDSISLNGDDIRALQNATRSLRDELTERLEEVEKNVKYKGSTGSAKTSHFQKQLTLLRSATTDLAANISSLESQLASVRDSEAQLEKDVQALQQQSGQVDLDLSALEAKVGSAANLTARVKSLEKRMARRDATLTTGNKLLSSLASGGSMLNAPGGKAPVTFLKNPGQIGFPMGSGPSNPAGVAPSNVTPPSGALSGSTGLAGLPASANSVIAGTNNLMPVTHSGASGGRSTTNPPRSTVSPGLVGNTGAASSPGTTGGLGTTVNAIVTSTPRPAGNASVTSISGTTVNPGTAGNTNVTSIPGVASSPGTAVVPRTAGNTSITSTPAPASNPGATGNTSVTSTPGAAGSASTASTTGGTSSPGAASNPGVTGKPGTSGSPATAGNRGAVGNTSVASNPVAAAHPGAARGLGASGNSGSAGKPGAFGNNGRGGSMAAAGARARGMSAGRSVGP from the exons ATGCGTGACAGACCACACACTTCCTCCCTCGCTCGCCCACGAGCACCAGCGGGCGTGATGTCTCGGGCGGCGACGGTGGCGATGGTGATGCCCCTAGTGGTGTTGCTACTCGCCCTTGCAACACCAGCTTCCGCTCTCGAATTGCAACACATGGAGGAGACGCTAAAGAGCCACACGCACACTTTGGCCATGATGACGAAGTACCTGCGAATGACAGACAAATTCTGGAATTGGTTCCGGAACAACAgagt ACTCTTAGACGAGCTTCTGAACGCAGGCGTCCAGACCCGCGCCCTCGATTCCCCGCAGCTACACGAATTGAACGAGAAAATACTGGATGTTGag ACGAAGCTGGAGGGGTCACACAACGAGGTCACAGGTCGGCTGACACTTGACCTCTCCCGCCTCGAGCAGGAGCTGGAGAACGAGAGGAATAACAGCAGAGTCTTGAAgcag GAACTAGAGGAGAGCAAACAAAAAACCGAGGAACTGGAAGAGAAATTGATGAAAATTGAAGGAAGCAGCAAAGTATTGGTAATGTTTGCCAATCAACAGATTATGCAAGTTAATAATGATCTGAAAGCCGTGAAGGCGATAGTGCAAGAAGTTAAGGATAAACag AGCGAACTTGACGTGGTAGAAAAC AAGGTGGAGGACCACGAGCGCAGGATCAGCCACTGGGAGGCCGAGGGCAACGTCACCAAGAGCGGCTGGGCGGGGGCCATCCTGCGCCAGGTGGAGGACTCGGTGGCGCCCCTCCGCCTCGCCCTCGACGCGGTCACCAACGACACGGCCAAA AAGGTGGAGGACCACGAGCGCAGGATCAGCCACTGGGAGGCCGAGGGCAACGTCACCAAGAGCGGCTGGGCGGGAGCCATCCTGCGCCAGGTGGAGGACACGGTGGCGCCCCTCCGCCTCGCCCTCGACCTCCTCAACGACACACTCACCAACGACACGGCCAAG AAGGTGGAGGACCACGAGCGCAGGATCAGCCACTGGGAGGCCGAGGGCAACGTCACCAAGAACGGCTGGGCGGGGGCCATCCTGCGCCAGGTGGAGGACACGGTGGCGTCCCTCCGCCTCGACATCGACCTCCTCAACGCCACGACAACCTCCCTCGGGAACGCGACGACGAag GCGAAGGAGGACATACAAGAAatggaacaggagagagaaatagaccgaGAATACGTAAGAATCCTGGAGGAGGCGCTGGAGGGGATGTCGTCCGAAGTGGACGAATTGGCCACCAGACTGGTCCAGGTGTTCACCGAATCCCTCTTCCCGATGAACGACAGCATCTCACTCAACGGGGATGATATCCGGGCGCTGCAGAACGCCACGCGGAGTCTCAGGGATGAGCTCacggag CGtttggaggaagtggagaaaaacGTCAAATACAAGGGTTCCACAGGCAGTGCAAAAACGA GCCATTTCCAAAAGCAACTCACCCTCCTGCGCAGCGCCACCACGGACCTGGCGGCCAACATCTCGTCCCTGGAGAGCCAGCTGGCGTCCGTGCGAGACTCCGAGGCCCAACTCGAGAAGGACGTCCAGGCACTCCAGCAGCAGTCAGGGCAGGTGGACCTCGACCTGAGCGCCCTAGAGGCTAAAGTAGGCAGCGCAGCCAACCTGACGGCGAGGGTGAAGAGCCTAGAGAAAAGGATGGCGAGGCGCGATGCTACGCTCACCACGGGCAACAAGCTCCTTTCGTC ACTCGCCAGCGGAGGGTCCATGCTGAACGCCCCGGGCGGGAAGGCTCCGGTGACCTTCCTCAAGAACCCGGGTCAGATTGGCTTCCCGATGGGCTCAGGTCCTTCGAATCCTGCAGGTGTGGCTCCTTCGAACGTGACTCCTCCGAGCGGCGCTCTCTCAGGTTCCACAGGTCTGGCTGGCTTGCCTGCGTCCGCGAACTCGGTTATTGCTGGAACAAATAACTTAATGCCAGTTACTCATTCGGGAGCGAGTGGTGGCCGCAGTACAACTAACCCACCGAGAAGCACTGTTAGTCCAGGACTAGTTGGCAACACGGGGGCAGCTAGTAGCCCGGGAACAACCGGTGGTCTTGGAACAACCGTAAACGCAATTGTAACTAGCACTCCAAGGCCAGCTGGTAACGCAAGTGTAACAAGCATCTCAGGAACCACTGTTAACCCAGGAACAGCTGGTAATACAAATGTAACTAGCATCCCGGGGGTAGCTAGCAGCCCAGGAACAGCTGTCGTCCCACGAACAGCTGGTAACACAAGTATAACTAGCACCCCGGCACCAGCTAGTAACCCTGGAGCAACTGGAAATACAAGTGTTACTAGTACCCCAGGGGCAGCTGGTAGCGCAAGTACAGCTAGTACCACAGGTGGAACTAGTAGCCCAGGAGCAGCTAGTAACCCCGGAGTAACTGGTAAACCGGGGACATCTGGTAGTCCAGCAACGGCTGGCAACCGAGGAGCGGTCGGCAACACAAGTGTAGCTAGTAATCCAGTAGCAGCTGCTCACCCAGGCGCAGCCAGGGGGCTTGGGGCATCTGGTAACTCAGGAAGTGCTGGTAAGCCAGGAGCATTTGGTAACAATGGAAGAGGAGGCAGTATGGCAGCAGCTGGTGCTAGGGCAAGGGGCATGTCAGCTGGCAGATCGGTTGGCCCATAA